Below is a window of Zygosaccharomyces rouxii strain CBS732 chromosome C complete sequence DNA.
CTTTACACCGGCAGAGGATTCTTTTTTCGTGGATGCAGAGCTATCATTTTTTGTTGCACCGGTCTTATTGGATTCCTTGTTAGTTGATGACTTTGGTGAAGTATTTTTCTTAGGTTCGACAGAATTATTACTCGACGAGTTGTTCTGTTTGTCCTTTGACTGCGGTATTGATGACATGGAATTAGATTTTTGAGCCAGCTCAGCTTGTGTCTTATTTTCACCGACTAGGTTACTCATAGTTTTCTTTAACTGAGCTTGTGGCGGTACGCTAACTGGAGAGCTCATTCTTGCAATAAGTACACCTGGCGTATCTGTAGACGAATCGTTAGAATCTGACGGTGCACTACCGGGTATTTGAGTCGGCAGAATAACTTTGGGGGAGGCACGAGATGCCACTGGTGCTTGTAAAGGTGCATCGACTTGACTCAACGGTGGTATTTCACTTTCCGATTTAATTGGAGGTAAAGGTGCACTACTactttcttcaccatttgatgataaaaGTGAAGAAATCTTAACCTGCGTTCTCTTGGCATTAGACTCCTTCTTACTCGAATAGTCGATTGGTTCTGGGGTTTGACTTTCGGAATCACTCCTTACAGTGGGAGGTACATTGGATGCTTGAGAAATCGTCGGCGATGAAGATTCAGTCGTTGAACCGGGTGAAGGTCCTCTAGCTATATTCCTATTCTTGGCCAATTCTGCTGCAATATTAGGGATTCTCCTATTATCCCACCTAGTTCTCTTTACACCGTGTTGCCTGTCATCCTTCTTTGAAGCTCTCTTCTTATTAGACTTGGCTTGGGTATCTTTATTTGATGAACCATCTTTGTCCGTATCCTTATCgttatcgttatcatcattCTCTTCTAAAGCATCTTTCACTGAATTTTCAGCTCCATCACTTGCTGGTAAATCATTAGGTGCTTCCATTGGAGGTGTTTCACTACTGGATGGAATTGTATCTTGCTTATCAGAATTTGTAGCTTTTAAATCATTCTAGTCAGTATGAAATCCAAGTTGGGAGGAAAGGTAAGGAAGATTATTAAACTTACAATCTTGATCCATTATGAGCTGCTAAAGGGCTCTTTGGGCTCTTCTTTGTTTGTATTCTGTACAAAATGCAATATCTTTTCATGTACAACCGttgatgaaacttttgataTTGAAGAACTTCAACTAACTTTAAACTTCAACGGTAACGATAGACAACAATTAAGCTGGTAAAAGTTACCATGAAAGGGTTTCAGAAATGTAGTAGACGATTTCAACATAGTGCTATACCCTTTGACATCACTAGGATCCCCAATTTTACCAAGTATTCGGCTGTGAAGCCTATAAATGAAGAGCTAGCTCCCTATGTCGTTGAGACTATGAAGGCATTCCCCTCCAGATCTAAACATGTTAATCAACAGCACTACTATCATAATTGGGAGGTATTAATTAAATCTTACGCACAAAAGAGGCCACACCCCATGTCGCTGACGCAACTGGCTCAGTACTATGACGATTCCACTAAATTAACCAAGCAAAAGATAATCAATTCAGGTAAATTTGTGAGGGAAGAACTGGCCATTAGAATGGCGCATAAACTGAGTTTACTTCAACAATTACCGTTTTGCGTGGTGAATAATTTCCATTTCGTTCAAGTCTATGAATCTTACTACAATATATTTGagagatttagaaaattccCACAGATCCAAACACTGGAAGACAATTCTAGATTTGCAGACTTCTCCAGTCGGATTCTAAGGGATTATAACACTCTAAACTTACCCCATCTAGTGATGGGGGCACTTGAGTGTACCGCACTTGGTCTTTACCCACAGGATAAGATGGATGCGTTACTATCAGACCTTTTGAGAGCGCGTATTTCAAGAAGATTGATTGTTGAGGAGCATGTTAGCATTACGAATAATTATCTAAGTGGTAAGAAGGAAAACAAATTGGTTTTAGGggatattttccaaaaatgtGCCGCTAAGGATTACATATTAGACGCAAGTCGAGCCTGCCAACGATTTATCCAAGACATGTACTACGACAAAGTTCCACTTCCGGAATTGATAATTAATGGTGATGTTGGattaaaattttatttcCTACCTATTCATCTGAGGTATCTATTGTACGagattttgagaaatgcTTATGAAGCCACTACGAAGGAGTTTATTAGACGAGGGTTAGACAGACCAGAACCAATCGTAGTCACCATCATCCAGAACAGGGAATCCTTTTTGTTTAGAATTTCTGACAGGGCAGGTGGATTTCCCTACAACGACAGAAACATATGGTCATTTGGTAAATCCAAGGAAAAGGCCCGCGAATCATTATCTAATTTCCACAAATTACCAGGCCTGCAAACCGTATCTATCTATGACCATTTGGAACCTAATGAAAATACACCTTCACTGAATAAACCTTATATGAACACATCATTGGATCCCTTGGATCATTCGAGTCTCACAGATAGTGGGTTACAATTCGAAAAACCACTAGTTAAACTTTTAGAGAGATCTCATCGCTACAAACTGGGAATTGGGTTAGCCATGTGTAAGGTTTACGCAGACTATTGGAATGGTGATTTGACATTACATTCAATTCAAGGTTACGGTACGGATGTGGTATTAAAATTGGGAAATCTAATGAATCATACGAGCAAATTGCAAATGGACAGGGTATGAATATTCGAATATTATGGACAACTATTTAaatatttattattattattataatatGACGTCGGCTATCGTCACATGTTTATCACATGGCCTTTTTTCCATAGCGAAAgctgatgaaaaaaaagtgcCCGGCTTTGTATCTTTAACACACATTACCTAACCACTAACGCTCATACTAAGAAGTATTCACTAGCAAGGATTTAAGGAAGTACTTTACGACTTACATATAGTTAGGGAATCGTACCTCAGGTGTTGAACACAAACTATACAAACTTCCCTTTGCCCTACATTACATTGACACCGCTTCGTTTCAATATCTTTAGAAtctgaaattgatcaaataataagaatatAGAATAGGAAAACAATGTCGACACcagcaagaagaagactCATGAGAGACTTTAAAGTATGTTTTATTTGTTCCTAAAATCGTATTTCTCGAGGGTATGAGATCACTAACACATTTTGATTAGCGCATGAAAGAAGATGCACCACCAGGCGTATCGGCATCGCCATTGCCTGATAATGTTATGGTATGGAATGCAATGATTATTGGACCGGCTGATACACCATATGAAGATGGTACATTTAGACTACTATtagaatttgatgaagagtaCCCTAATAAACCACCACATGTTAAATTCCTAAGTGAAATGTTCCATCCAAATGTTTATGCCAATGGAGAGATATGTCTTGATATTTTGCAGAATAGGTGGACACCGACTTATGACGTAGCGTCCATACTTACGTCGATTCAAAGTCTTTTCAATGATCCAAATCCTGCGTCTCCAGCTAATGTAGAGGCAGCAACTTTATTTAAAGATCATAAATCTCAATATATCAAAAGGGTCAAGGAAACTGTAGAAAAATCGTGGGAGGATGACATGGATgatatggatgaagatgaggaagatgaggaagatggaGATAActaaagaaaagaaaatgaaaaataaaaaataaaaaaacaagagaaaaattcGAGAGAGGAGGATTTAatgtttttctttgaatattttgCTGCATTGGATATCATATGAATATTGTCTATTGTCtgcatatatatatatatatgtatgtatatgtatattATTTTATCTAGAACTTGGTTACACGGAATTTGATAAAACTGTAATTTTGGCCTGAGGGTCCTGTTGAAGCCGCCATTCCTGCACTCCGAACACTATAGAAACTAGGATTGCTGACCAAAGTATGCATCTCGTTGCGGGATCCAGCTTTGTAGTTTGGaaaatctttgatcttTGATCTGTGATTGTGTGTAAATTAACCAAATGAGAAGGCTTTAATTTGTGTATTTTAGTTTGACCATCGGTGGTTACAGGAGACGGTATTTTGAATGCAAAATCTAGCGGTTTTTCTCTGGAATTAAATGGTATACTCAAACGAGGTCCATGTGAACCAAATGCAAAATAGAACTGTAATTGCTTCATGTATTGCGGAATTTCATTCCAATGTTTATTAGAATCCATGGAGACGGCCTCTTGAATTAGTTCGACTTGTTGGGCGTTTAATTTAGGAAATTGCTGAACTAAAAGATTAGTTGACATAAGGGAAATAGATTCGTCTAGATTAAATTTATCTTGTAACAACCGTTCTAATTCTCCTGATTCAATCTGTTGTCTTAAATAATTCTGTtggtttaaaatttcacgTTCCTCGTCCTCAGGAGTCTCTGCATTGGCTTGAAACATGGATGCAATATCCTTTAGGGAAGATACCATTAATTTGGATCCATCCGCTTGACCATCTTTCGATCTTCTAATTCGATCTGCTTGTTTAATCAGCAGAGATTTGGGCGGTAATCGAGAAGAAGCTTGTGTATAGAATCTTGTAAGGATGCGAATTGGAAAGCGGTACTGACTCATGATGGCATAATCTTTTGCTTGCTCCTCTCTCACTGCAACGTTCCTGTACTAAGGTCTTAGAACATTTTTCATCCTTTAACTGACGTCgtaaaaattgaaataatGCGGTTCACTTGTTCACTCGTTCACATATAAACATatacaaaataaaaatgtAAGAAGTAATGCGTATCGATACGTTGTCCAAAAATTAAACATAGACACTACCTCTCTGCCTTCTTGCACTCTGAGGATCAACCTGTTTGTGTTCTGTTTGACTCCTTGCCAAAAGACTTAGGATATCTGTCAATGAAACGACACCAATCAATTTACCAGTACGATATTCCTTTTCGAATAAATTAGTGGTTGGAGGCGTAGGAGAAGGTGGATCCTCGATTGCTGACATGATTGGAGAATGCATGTAAGTAGGACCACTTGAATGGTGGTCTTCATGGTGTCCAGCTGAATCTAGCGGTAAATCTGGCGGTTGAACGATCCACAATCTATGAGATTGAGTTGCTACCAACTTAGCCAGCGTTCTCGCCAGAGAACTGGTTGGATACACATGGAAGATGGGGAAAGAATCTTTACCCATCTCCAGACCTCTGACATTTAGAATGATGCTAATAAAATGACGACAGGATTTGTGCAATAATGGGTATTGCGAAGTACGGGTTACATGCTTAACGTCAGTGACGGAAATGTTACCGATTAAGTTATCCTGTTGATCCACAACtgcaattgatgaaattctCTCCATGTGCATTTTATAAAGCGCCATAATCAAAGGTTCCTCGCCTTGAATCGAAATAACCCTAGACTGTCTAGAAGTAGGCTTCGTATGAGAATTTAACATACCAATTTCCAACTTCTGCAGGgaagagttgaaaagatgCTCCAAATTATTAAATGATCTGGCATTTTCCCATAGATGCCTGATCAAACGCCTTTGAGAAAGAATCCCCTTTATCTTTGTCATCTCAGGGTTAGTGATGGCCACACGATGTACACCGGAACCCAGAATACCCATCACATGGGATAGAGAATCGGTTTCTGGCAACTTGTAAAAAGGATTCTTTGGGGTCAATTTAACCATTTCCCCCACGGGGACAGGCTTACCGTTCTGACAATCCTGTTGAATCTCCTTATTTTGTACTTGAATCTTATTCAATGCCAACAATAAATATGAATTCAAATCATTATAATCAAATGTCAAACAATTCATATCACCTTCATACGCTTCCACCGGCAGAGAGGTTAAATGATGTTTCATCAAAAGGTTAAACGCTTCCTCCACAGATGCAGACCCAGATACAAAGATTAGTTTGTTCTGTTCTACCAACTGTGACAGGGGGGTATGTTGCCATTTTTGAGAAtgtaaattttgaagacaTTGGGTAGTCGTCGGGGTCATCTTAACAGACTCACTATCGTTATCCCTGCTTGCGGATGATAACGAATTGACCGATGTAGACGATGCGGAGCCAGTTGAAGAATGAAGTGAACCTAGATTAGGATTTACACCGAGTGGAGCTGGTGACATCGCGCTAGCGTTCGTCAACCCACCACGAAGTTCTGTCTGGGGATTTGCAGGTTGTGCATTAGATAAACGCCGTAGAcgctgctgctgctgctgctgctgtgATCCTAGgtgctgttgttgctgttgttcttgttcttgttcttgtgaTTGTTGGCCAGGAGCGATCTGTCCAGATTGTTGTTGGTTAGGGAGTTGGGGAGGGGTGGATAACATTTCTACGATGCTTGCATGTCTGGAAACGTTATTACCACTTGAACCAGTACCTGTACCATTACCGCTACCGTTGCCATTCGACATTCTGCAGTGATTCAACTTTAGGTGAGCACTCTTGGTTGTTACCTTGCATGGGGATGGGGAACATGCAAACTTTTCGCCTTTTGGATCGTCTACCGGATCCCTACATTTAAATCGTACTATACGGTGCCGGGGGAAGAATGGAAGGTACCTGAAAAAAACACAATAATGGATTAATCATGTTGGATTAAAGGGAGGGTGCGCCGGAAGAGCGATCATACAGAGTCTTTAAGGataattaaaaaaaaaacaaaaaacaacaGGACAAAAAAACACCTCATTCAACTCTCACTTGGGCAGTCTAATTTGCCACTCCTGTTGAGACCGCCCATCCGCCCTAAAATAGTTTTTCAATCATTCATCGGCTTATCAAAGGTGTATTCAACGCGTGCAAATTTCCTAGTTGGTAAACCGATAAAAGCGGTTACGAGACCGCTGTTATTAAACTAGACCCAAGCCTTATTACAAATAAGGTCTCGATCAAATTGATACAGCCGCACTTCAATCTTCCACTGACTCCGAGCCTCCAAGCCTTAACGCCCTATTAACAATAAAATACTATTTCCCATACCATGCGAGCTTACGAGCGTAGCGAGTAAGAActgttttggttcttttttaaaagaacaagCCGCCGACGTCAAAAGAAGTGTGTCAACGCGTGAGAAGTGTTGGTGTTGCAGCCACTATCGTATTGACGCCATTAGCTGtttttttaccaaagaaccaaaacagTGCCTGTTCGCTTTGCTCATAGGTTCGAAGTGACATGCAAAAGATCAAGGCTGTTCTACCGCTCAGCTCCCCTTTTATACTTTTCTCTATCTATTTGCCACCCGCCCAACTCTCCGCGTTCCCCAGAAACCCTCGCACCCCCTAAAACCTCAGCGTCTCGCCGGGGACCGGCCCGTCACCTCCGCGGCTATCTGTTCATCACCCAAACACCATCTGTTAAGTCCGGTGTCACGTGTTAGCGTACGCGGTGGCTTCTCGGAATTTTTTACTACGCCAAGACTATATACGACAAAACCCGCCCCACCATCACATGATCTCCTAACCTCGTTAAATGTCCATAAAAATTCCCTAAAAGATGATTATCACCAGATTGACTAGAAATCCTCAACCATTATTCGTAAAGCTCTCCAATCGTCCGCTATTACCGTATTACTATGGCTCATCTCCCTTACTTCTATTTGTTCCCCTTTAGGCGTCCCAACATCAGATCGCCGAGAGTCCAACAATTTTTATaacggaaaaaaaaagaaaaggccCCACCAAAGggaatttttttttttcactcGTATTATGATAcgcatatatatatatatatatatatatatataggGAATTTACCTTGAACATAAGAAGGGTTGGTGTCATCTTGACTAGTAGCAACCAGGTCCCCCAAGAAACTCATATACTTCACACAACCATAATGAGCTCAATGGAGGAGGTGGATTTGAAACAGGCCAACATCTTGGCAGCCGGTGCCAACAAGAAGTCTGTCCGTATTGTTAATGGACTGGGTTCAATGATGGgatcaaaatcaatggTTAACGTtgattttgagaaagatTCCAATATGGATTACCTGCTGGAAAGGGATCAGCAGGAAAAGATGAAGTATTCTAACCGTAAACATATTTCGGAACAGCCATGGACGCTAAACAACTGGCACAAACATATCAACTGGTTGAATATGATTCTTACTGTGGTAATTCCAAGTATTGGTTGGTACTTCTCACTAAGTGGTAAGGTACCTTTGAAGTTGGGTACTGCAGTCTTCGCGGTCTTCTACTACGCATTAGGTGGTGCTTCCATTACTGCAGGTTACCACAGACTGTGGGCACACAGATCTTATTCGGCCCGTTGGCCACTAAGGCTTTTCTTTGCTATCTTCGGTTCAGCAAGTGTGGAAGGTTCTATCAAATGGTGGGGTCACTCTCATAGAATTCACCACCGTTACACAGATACTACAAGAGACCCATATGATGCTCGTCAAGGTTTGTGGTTCTCTCACATGGGATGGATGCTTTTGAAACCTAATCCAAAGTACAGAGCAAGAGCAGATATTGAAGATTTGGCCAATGACTGGATTGTCAGATTCCAGCACAGACATTACATTTTGATGATGGCCTTCACAGCTTTTGTTCTTCCAACTCTAGCCTGTGGTTATCTATTTAACGATTATCTCGGTGGATTTATCTATGCTGGTATTATCAAGGTGTTTTGCATTCAACAGGCAACATTCTGtatcaattctttggcCCACTACTTAGGTGATCAACCATTTGACGATAAGAGAACTCCTCGTGATAACTGGATTACAGCTCTAGTCACATTTGGTGAAGGTTACCACAACTTCCACCACGAGTTCCCAACTGATTACAGAAATGCTATCAAGTGGTACCAATATGATCCAACTAAAATGATCATTTACTGTTGTTCATTAGTCGGATTGTCTTACGACTTAAAGAAATTCTCCCAAAACGCTATTCAGCAAGCTTTGgtgcaacaacaacaaaagaaattggacAAACAACGTACTAAGTTGAACTGGGGTCCACCATTAACAGATTTACCAGTATGGGATAAgcaagaatatttgaaccAATGCGAAGGTAGAAAGGGCTTAGTGGTCATCTCTGGTATCGTTCATGACGTTTCAGGTTATTTGACTGAGCACCCAGGTGGTGAGACCCTTTTGAAAGCTGCACTTGGTAAGGATGCTACTAAAGCGTTCAACGGTGGTGTTTACCGTCACTCTAATGCAGCTCACAACGTCTTGGCTACCATGAGGGTTGCAGTTGTTAAAGAAGGTGAGCAACAAGCCATCAGATTTGCAGCAAGAAGAGGTGAAGTCTACTCTGCCAAGAAGGCTCAGTAAGCGAATAGATACAGATGCGGATGATGACTACAAGTTTCTTTTTGACTAGTATCTtttctattattattattttattgtTATTTATACTAGAATAATCATCACTATATAGAGTACCTAGAGATTGTGTCAGGAGGGAAATCTAGAGTCCTTTTAGAATACATCTCTTGGAACAGGTTAACAAGGGAATTAACATCCATTTGATGACAATTGCGAACTCCAAATAATTCAGTACAGCGGCTCATCCATTTCATTCTAAACTTTGTTGATTCAGGCCCCTTAGCATGAATTTGAACGCTAGATCTCAGCTTTTGTAAGTTCTCTACAGATTTGCTTAAATGTAATTCAGATAACATTTGACCAATCTCATCTCTTAATAAAGCGGTAAACCTTGGACCTGCACCATTAGAACTTATCAAAACTTGTAAAGATTCATCTTCCCAATTTGCACCAAAATAAACGTCACACATCGGTTTATCGTCAGCAacattgatcaattgttgttgaCCAAATTTAGACTTACCCAATGAATAGATATGTTTACTGATTGTACCATCTGGTATACAAACTAGTATGAGTGCCCAATTTGAATTAACGCCATCTTGATAGAGTGAAAGATAATCATCTTGGAACTTTTCAGGGATACAACGATAAACACCACCGTTTACTTGCCATTGATCATCTATACCTGTGCTGGGATCGCAATGACTACAGTATGCTTCCTTTAATTCCGAATTAAATTCCGGTCCAATTATTGTGATTTTACAACCTGTTGgtatcaatttctttaaccTCGTTAATGCAACATCGCCAGCACCAATGACAAGTACATTCTTATTACGCAGTTGATGAGCCAATAGAAGTGATTTTGGTGC
It encodes the following:
- the HPC2 gene encoding Hpc2p (weakly similar to uniprot|Q01448 Saccharomyces cerevisiae YBR215W HPC2 Highly charged basic protein required for normal cell-cycle regulation of histone gene transcription mutants display strong synthetic defects with subunits of FACT a complex that allows RNA Pol II to elongate through nucleosomes), coding for MEAPNDLPASDGAENSVKDALEENDDNDNDKDTDKDGSSNKDTQAKSNKKRASKKDDRQHGVKRTRWDNRRIPNIAAELAKNRNIARGPSPGSTTESSSPTISQASNVPPTVRSDSESQTPEPIDYSSKKESNAKRTQVKISSLLSSNGEESSSAPLPPIKSESEIPPLSQVDAPLQAPVASRASPKVILPTQIPGSAPSDSNDSSTDTPGVLIARMSSPVSVPPQAQLKKTMSNLVGENKTQAELAQKSNSMSSIPQSKDKQNNSSSNNSVEPKKNTSPKSSTNKESNKTGATKNDSSASTKKESSAGVKKDGTNGNVKKDNSSSKDNNSTAKKDTHSGNVKKENSALNTSKSNEKKDNKPTSKTSVKKENSVSSGTNTTNKKPIDTKKKPPVKKETAPTAKPAKTPKKLTAAPPIKSPSLLEVLERGKTQEEPEDPALIVDVPLYSTETNEYLDENGQVVFNFYKVVQDKFSVDNGGGNLTDLKAAKRNLFGQISGTHMDGAAEEDDDDIEEVEEDGEEEEEEEGEESKQNASPKKKSHPNKGKSLIGKYDTEDPFIDDTELLWEEQRAATKDGFFVYFGPLIEKGHYASLERADGTMKRGGVKNK
- the PKP2 gene encoding protein kinase PKP2 (highly similar to uniprot|P53170 Saccharomyces cerevisiae YGL059W Hypothetical ORF) yields the protein MKGFQKCSRRFQHSAIPFDITRIPNFTKYSAVKPINEELAPYVVETMKAFPSRSKHVNQQHYYHNWEVLIKSYAQKRPHPMSLTQLAQYYDDSTKLTKQKIINSGKFVREELAIRMAHKLSLLQQLPFCVVNNFHFVQVYESYYNIFERFRKFPQIQTLEDNSRFADFSSRILRDYNTLNLPHLVMGALECTALGLYPQDKMDALLSDLLRARISRRLIVEEHVSITNNYLSGKKENKLVLGDIFQKCAAKDYILDASRACQRFIQDMYYDKVPLPELIINGDVGLKFYFLPIHLRYLLYEILRNAYEATTKEFIRRGLDRPEPIVVTIIQNRESFLFRISDRAGGFPYNDRNIWSFGKSKEKARESLSNFHKLPGLQTVSIYDHLEPNENTPSLNKPYMNTSLDPLDHSSLTDSGLQFEKPLVKLLERSHRYKLGIGLAMCKVYADYWNGDLTLHSIQGYGTDVVLKLGNLMNHTSKLQMDRV
- the RAD6 gene encoding E2 ubiquitin-conjugating protein RAD6 (similar to uniprot|P06104 Saccharomyces cerevisiae YGL058W RAD6 Ubiquitin-conjugating enzyme (E2) involved in postreplication repair (with Rad18p) sporulation telomere silencing and ubiquitin-mediated N-end rule protein degradation (with Ubr1p)), which produces MSTPARRRLMRDFKRMKEDAPPGVSASPLPDNVMVWNAMIIGPADTPYEDGTFRLLLEFDEEYPNKPPHVKFLSEMFHPNVYANGEICLDILQNRWTPTYDVASILTSIQSLFNDPNPASPANVEAATLFKDHKSQYIKRVKETVEKSWEDDMDDMDEDEEDEEDGDN
- the GEP7 gene encoding Gep7p (weakly similar to uniprot|P53171 Saccharomyces cerevisiae YGL057C Hypothetical ORF), whose amino-acid sequence is MSQYRFPIRILTRFYTQASSRLPPKSLLIKQADRIRRSKDGQADGSKLMVSSLKDIASMFQANAETPEDEEREILNQQNYLRQQIESGELERLLQDKFNLDESISLMSTNLLVQQFPKLNAQQVELIQEAVSMDSNKHWNEIPQYMKQLQFYFAFGSHGPRLSIPFNSREKPLDFAFKIPSPVTTDGQTKIHKLKPSHLVNLHTITDQRSKIFQTTKLDPATRCILWSAILVSIVFGVQEWRLQQDPQAKITVLSNSV
- a CDS encoding uncharacterized protein (similar to uniprot|P53172 Saccharomyces cerevisiae YGL056C SDS23 Spindle pole body protein and similar to YBR214W uniprot|P38314 Saccharomyces cerevisiae YBR214W SDS24 Nuclear protein with similarity to S. pombe Sds23, suppresses dis2 mutations), with the translated sequence MSNGNGSGNGTGTGSSGNNVSRHASIVEMLSTPPQLPNQQQSGQIAPGQQSQEQEQEQQQQQHLGSQQQQQQQRLRRLSNAQPANPQTELRGGLTNASAMSPAPLGVNPNLGSLHSSTGSASSTSVNSLSSASRDNDSESVKMTPTTTQCLQNLHSQKWQHTPLSQLVEQNKLIFVSGSASVEEAFNLLMKHHLTSLPVEAYEGDMNCLTFDYNDLNSYLLLALNKIQVQNKEIQQDCQNGKPVPVGEMVKLTPKNPFYKLPETDSLSHVMGILGSGVHRVAITNPEMTKIKGILSQRRLIRHLWENARSFNNLEHLFNSSLQKLEIGMLNSHTKPTSRQSRVISIQGEEPLIMALYKMHMERISSIAVVDQQDNLIGNISVTDVKHVTRTSQYPLLHKSCRHFISIILNVRGLEMGKDSFPIFHVYPTSSLARTLAKLVATQSHRLWIVQPPDLPLDSAGHHEDHHSSGPTYMHSPIMSAIEDPPSPTPPTTNLFEKEYRTGKLIGVVSLTDILSLLARSQTEHKQVDPQSARRQRGSVYV
- the OLE1 gene encoding stearoyl-CoA 9-desaturase (similar to uniprot|P21147 Saccharomyces cerevisiae YGL055W OLE1 Fatty acid desaturase required for monounsaturated fatty acid synthesis and for normal distribution of mitochondria), yielding MSSMEEVDLKQANILAAGANKKSVRIVNGLGSMMGSKSMVNVDFEKDSNMDYLLERDQQEKMKYSNRKHISEQPWTLNNWHKHINWLNMILTVVIPSIGWYFSLSGKVPLKLGTAVFAVFYYALGGASITAGYHRLWAHRSYSARWPLRLFFAIFGSASVEGSIKWWGHSHRIHHRYTDTTRDPYDARQGLWFSHMGWMLLKPNPKYRARADIEDLANDWIVRFQHRHYILMMAFTAFVLPTLACGYLFNDYLGGFIYAGIIKVFCIQQATFCINSLAHYLGDQPFDDKRTPRDNWITALVTFGEGYHNFHHEFPTDYRNAIKWYQYDPTKMIIYCCSLVGLSYDLKKFSQNAIQQALVQQQQKKLDKQRTKLNWGPPLTDLPVWDKQEYLNQCEGRKGLVVISGIVHDVSGYLTEHPGGETLLKAALGKDATKAFNGGVYRHSNAAHNVLATMRVAVVKEGEQQAIRFAARRGEVYSAKKAQ
- the MET8 gene encoding bifunctional precorrin-2 dehydrogenase/sirohydrochlorin ferrochelatase MET8 (similar to uniprot|P15807 Saccharomyces cerevisiae YBR213W MET8 Bifunctional dehydrogenase and ferrochelatase involved in the biosynthesis of siroheme also involved in the expression of PAPS reductase and sulfite reductase) codes for the protein MAPKSLLLAHQLRNKNVLVIGAGDVALTRLKKLIPTGCKITIIGPEFNSELKEAYCSHCDPSTGIDDQWQVNGGVYRCIPEKFQDDYLSLYQDGVNSNWALILVCIPDGTISKHIYSLGKSKFGQQQLINVADDKPMCDVYFGANWEDESLQVLISSNGAGPRFTALLRDEIGQMLSELHLSKSVENLQKLRSSVQIHAKGPESTKFRMKWMSRCTELFGVRNCHQMDVNSLVNLFQEMYSKRTLDFPPDTISRYSI